Part of the Pseudomonas baltica genome is shown below.
GAGCAGAACGCCGCATTGCGTCACGCGATCGGCGGTGTGCTCGAGACCCTCCCGGCGCAAATGGCCTTCCTGTGCCCGAACGTCAATTCGTACCGGCGCTTCGGCTCGCAGTTCTACGTGCCCAACTCGCCTTGCTGGGGCCTGGACAACCGTACCGTAGCCATCCGTGTACCGACGGGCAGCGCCGATGCCGTGCGTATCGAGCATCGCGTAGCGGGCGCCGACGCCAACCCGTACTTGCTGATGGCAGGCGTGCTGGCGGGCATCCACCATGGCCTGACCAACAAGATCGAACCCAACGCGCCGGTCGAAGGCAACTCGTACGAACAGAACGAGCAAAGCCTGCCCAACAACTTGCGTGATGCACTGCGTGAGCTGGACGACAGCGAAGTGATGGCGCGCTATATCGATCCGAAGTACATCGATATCTTCGTCGCCTGCAAGGAGAGCGAGCTGGAAGAATTCGAGCACTCGATCTCCGACCTCGAGTACAACTGGTACCTGCATACGGTTTGATTGCTTGCAAATCTCTCTGTGGGAGTGGCTCTGCTCACTCCCACAGAGAGCCAGTGCAATACCTATCATTTCCGAGAGTACAGAGCACTACCGAATCGTCCTACAGTGGCCGGCGACCAAGCCGCCTCTGTCATGCTCCCCCAGCTTTTACGATGCGGCCATCTCACCTGATGGAAGCGCATCATGTCCCACACTATTCCCCCCGCAAACGTGCAGCTGGGCGTCTTCTTCGACGGCACCGGCAACCACCTCGCCCACGCCCATAACGACGATGCCAGCAATGTCGCCAAGCTGTTCGCGCGGTACCCGCATGCGCCCGAACAACACCAGTTGCGCCTGTACATCGAAGGGATCGGTACCGCTGACGACGAGGAATCTTCGCTCTTCGCGATGGCGACCGGCAAAGGCAGCCTGGGCTGGGAGGCGGCCATCGGTCGAGCGCACAAAGGCACCCTCGAGCTGCTTCGAGCCTGGATCAGCCAACACCCGGGCCGTCAGATCGACAGCCTGACCCTCGACCTCTTCGGCTTCAGCCGTGGAGCCGCCTGCGCCCGGCATTTCGCCAACGATCTGTGTGCCGGGCCCGAAGGCGTACTGGGGCGAGCGCTACACAAGAGCAAGATCATTGCCCCGGCGCTGCACCGCGCGCCCCTGCGCATCGGCTTCATGGGCCTGTTCGACACCGTCGCGGCGATCATGGGCCCTGGCGCTCAACCGTGCCTGCAACTGCGCGACAACATGGCCCGACGCATCGTGCATCTGGTGGCCGCCGATGAGCATCGGCACAACTTTGCGCTGTCGAGCGCTGGTGCCTATGACCTGCCCGTGCCCGGCGCCCACGGCGATATCGGCGGTGGCTATCCGCCGCTGATGGAAGAAAGGCTCATTCTGACCCGCCCCGATGGCAGCTGCATCGCACCCCAACGGCCGCTGGAAAGCGCACCCAGCTATTTGCGCACCGCCGCACTGCTCGACCGGCCCGCGACCCACCCGCCGGACTATGGCTTCGAGCTGCAGATCCGCACCTGGACCAAAAACACCTACAGCAGCACGCGCGGTGACCGTGTCGACGCCGTCCAGGTGCATGCCGCCCTCGAAGGCCGGCGCAGCGTACGCAACGATCTCTCGCGCCTGTATCTGCAGGCCATGCACCAGCTGGCAGTGGCCGAGGGCGTGCCCTTCGAACCGCTGGCGCAGCCCACGTACCCTGAGGAACTGCAGCCCATCGTCGCCAAACTGCTGGCCAGTGCCTGCGGCAACGCCACGGCGCCGAGCCTCAGCGCCAGCGAACAGGCATTGCTGTACCGCCGCTACATTCATCATTCGCACCATTGGGGCGCCTCACTGCTGGGACAGACCAGCGACCTGGATGCCGTGTTCGTTCAGCGTCCAGCGCCGCAGGGAAAGCGCCGAATCCTCCCGGCTTGACGCTACAATGCAGCCGCCATGCCCAGGAGAGCCGCCATGAATCGCCCCGCTACACCCCGCAAGCCGCGCGCCCGCAGCCAGGCGCGGATCGAGTCGATACTGGCGGCGGCGCGTGCCTTG
Proteins encoded:
- a CDS encoding DUF2235 domain-containing protein, producing the protein MSHTIPPANVQLGVFFDGTGNHLAHAHNDDASNVAKLFARYPHAPEQHQLRLYIEGIGTADDEESSLFAMATGKGSLGWEAAIGRAHKGTLELLRAWISQHPGRQIDSLTLDLFGFSRGAACARHFANDLCAGPEGVLGRALHKSKIIAPALHRAPLRIGFMGLFDTVAAIMGPGAQPCLQLRDNMARRIVHLVAADEHRHNFALSSAGAYDLPVPGAHGDIGGGYPPLMEERLILTRPDGSCIAPQRPLESAPSYLRTAALLDRPATHPPDYGFELQIRTWTKNTYSSTRGDRVDAVQVHAALEGRRSVRNDLSRLYLQAMHQLAVAEGVPFEPLAQPTYPEELQPIVAKLLASACGNATAPSLSASEQALLYRRYIHHSHHWGASLLGQTSDLDAVFVQRPAPQGKRRILPA